The following coding sequences lie in one Stigmatopora argus isolate UIUO_Sarg chromosome 5, RoL_Sarg_1.0, whole genome shotgun sequence genomic window:
- the adam28 gene encoding disintegrin and metalloproteinase domain-containing protein 28 yields the protein MTLKLLFWVFVLNVSLKLSDSHALDFEEGKDYELVRTVRLHSVRRRDTGNNRPETIKYAMTVGGKDIVMHLQKNNDLLTTDYTETFYQEDGTQVTTSPNDIDHCYYHGKIVNESGSTASISTCDGLRGYFRTSAQKYLIEPLSGDDVGDHAVMKFTEQDNTPAVCGVTNTTWNTDFEPPTSRSHSRSAGISIVQRQKYIELYLVADNREYVKMKRDQTELRKRLFEIVNFVNMVYKPLRTFIALVGMEIWSNGDLISITPPAGANLNAFMTWRNSVLIKRKKHDNAHLISGIDFEGATVGLAFIGTLCSPHSVGVVQDHNNRAIAVGATLAHEMGHNLGMNHDDSSACACTGDSCIMAAALSWNTPRAFSSCSGSQYEKYLNNRNPSCMLDKPDFRSLVLPSVCGNGFVEQGEQCDCGTVEECTNPCCNATTCNLSEGSQCAAGECCNKCKIQPRSHECRSRHDECDLAEYCDGMTSTCPEDVFGVNGIPCDNGAGYCYNGQCPKRSDQCIKMYGASAIEARAFCYQQNTRGTYFAFCKRPSNDVFIPCQKEDVFCGKLFCHNGKNSPNYGRMVRFGDCKAVFFAEYTNDDGQVDTGTKCGEGKVCSENQCVTLPTAYRSVNCSAKCPGHSVCNHRSECQCEPGWLPPSCSSKDNQFSRLSSGETAAIAVTISLVVLGIIVAVIGVLWKKHRSSMLPTPRKERTRVEVDSTPFRANKAPVPVPPMQVPQVGRPKPKGPPPPPPTAGNQNYIGVRQALRPVPPPKV from the exons ATGACACTTAAACTTCTATTCTGGGTCTTCGTTCTAAATGTGTCTCTCAAGCTTTCAG ACAGCCACGCTCTTGACTTTGAAGAAGGGAAGGACTATGAACTTGTTCGAACTGTCAGACTTCACTCTGTCAGAAGAAGAGACACCGGG AACAACAGGCCGGAGACCATTAAGTATGCGATGACAGTAGgaggaaaagacattgtaatgcacctacaaaaaaacaa TGACTTACTCACCACAGACTACACGGAGACATTTTACCAAGAAGACGGCACGCAAGTCACCACTTCTCCAAATGACATA GATCACTGCTACTATCATGGCAAGATTGTGAATGAAAGTGGATCGACGGCTAGCATCAGCACTTGTGACGGACTTCG gGGTTATTTCAGGACATCAGCCCAAAAGTACTTGATCGAACCACTCTCGGGTGATGATGTGGGCGATCACGCCGTAATGAAGTTTACCGAGCAGGACAACACACCCGCTGTGTGCGGCGTCACCAACACTACATGGAACACAGATTTCGAACCTCCGACAAGCCGCTCTCACTCCAGATCAGCG GGCATTTCTATAGTTCAACGACAGAAATACATTGAGCTCTACCTTGTTGCTGATAACCGTGAG TATGTGAAGATGAAGCGGGATCAGACAGAGCTGAGAAAGAGGCTATTTGAAATTGTCAACTTTGTCAACATG GTCTACAAGCCCCTGAGAACATTCATCGCTCTTGTAGGGATGGAAATCTGGTCTAATGGCGACTTGATCTCCATCACTCCTCCAGCTGGAGCTAATCTTAATGCTTTTATGACATGGAGGAATTCTGTGCTgatcaagagaaaaaaacatgacaatgcACATCTTATCAG TGGAATCGACTTTGAGGGAGCAACAGTTGGGCTGGCCTTCATCGGGACTCTCTGTTCTCCTCATTCAGTTGGGGTAGTGCAG GACCACAATAATCGCGCCATTGCCGTGGGGGCCACGCTGGCTCACGAGATGGGCCACAACCTCGGCATGAATCACGACGACTCCAGCGCTTGCGCCTGCACCGGTGACAGCTGCATCATGGCTGCAGCCCTCAG CTGGAACACGCCTCGCGCTTTCAGTAGCTGCAGTGGCAGTCAGTACGAGAAATACTTGAACAACCGTAACCCGAGCTGTATGCTGGATAAGCCGGACTTCAGGAGCCTGGTTCTTCCCTCCGTCTGTGGAAATGGTTTTGTGGAGCAAGGCGAGCAGTGTGACTGCGGTACTGTGGAG GAGTGCACCAATCCATGCTGTAATGCTACCACTTGCAACCTCAGTGAGGGGTCCCAGTGTGCAGCAGGGGAATGCTGTAACAAATGCAAG ATACAACCGCGATCGCACGAGTGTCGTAGTAGGCATGATGAGTGTGATCTTGCAGAATACTGTGATGGAATGACTTCTACTTGTCCCGAGGACGTATTCGGTGTTAACGGCATACCATGCGACAATGGGGCCGGTTACTGTTATAACGGCCAATGTCCGAAAAGATCAGACCAGTGCATCAAAATGTATGGCGCAA GTGCGATAGAGGCCCGTGCTTTCTGCTACCAACAGAATACCAGAGGAACATACTTCGCCTTCTGCAAACGCCCCTCAAATGACGTCTTCATTCCCTGCCAAAAAGA AGATGTGTTTTGTGGGAAGCTCTTCTGTCACAATGGAAAGAACAGCCCAAACTACGGTCGCATGGTGAGGTTCGGCGATTGCAAAGCGGTTTTCTTTGCGGAATACACCAACGACGACGGCCAGGTGGACACCGGAACCAAATGCGGGGAAGGAAAG GTGTGCAGTGAGAATCAGTGTGTGACTCTTCCAACTGCTTACAGAAGCGTCAATTGTTCCGCAAAATGTCCTGGCCATTCA GTGTGTAACCACAGAAGTGAATGTCAGTGTGAGCCTGGATGGTTGCCTCCTTCATGCAGTTCCAAGGACAACCAGTTTAGCAGACTTTCAAGTG GAGAAACTGCGGCCATCGCGGTGACAATTTCACTCGTGGTTCTGGGAATTATTGTTGCCGTTATAGGAGTGTTGTGGAAAAAACACCGGAGCTCCATGTTACCAAC tCCACGGAAAGAAAGAACACGAGTAGAAGTAGACAGCACCCCTTTCCGTGCGAACAAAGCACCGGTTCCCGTCCCACCCATGCAAGTGCCACAG GTGGGGAGGCCAAAACCCAAAGGacctccacctccacctccaACAGCAGGAAACCAAAATTACATTGGCGTCCGTCAG gcaCTACGGCCTGTTCCTCCTCCAAAGGTTTAA